Genomic segment of Bacteroidota bacterium:
GATCTGCGGCGGTTTCTCCAAACAGGATACGGAAGATGCATTGCTTACGCTAAGCTATCTCGGCATTGATAATGTGCTGGTGCTTCGGGGTGATGCGGCAAAAAATGAAACTGCTTTTGAACCAGAACCTGGTGGCCATAAGTATGCAAGTGATCTTTTAAAACAAGTTGTAAACCTGAACCATGGTATTTACCTGGAGGAAGAATTAAAAGGAACAAACGGCACAAAGTTTTGCATTGGTGTAGCCGGTTATCCGGAAAAACATTTCGAAGCAGCCAATATGGAAGCAGATATTAAATACCTGAAAGCAAAAGTGGATACAGGGGCGGATTATATTGTTACCCAAATGTTTTTCGACAATAAAAAATTCTTCTCATTTGTAGATAATTGCCGTGCCGCAGGTATTACTGTTCCAATCATACCGGGATTAAAACCGCTTACTTCAAAAAAACAGCTTGCTATAATTCCCCGTACATTTTATGTCGATCTTCCAACTGACCTGTTAAATGCAATTATTCAATGTAAAACAGATGAGGATTGCGAAAAGGTTGGTGAAGAATGGTTGCTGGCTCAATCAAAAGAGTTGAAAGCTGCCGGTGTACCCGTGTTGCATTATTATACATTAGGAAAACCGCAGGTAGTGGCAAACGTAGTAAAGCAGCTTTAATTAAAAGTTGTGGTCAATGTTGCAGTAATTCCACTTGCAGCAGGAACAAACCGGCAAACACCACCTACACAAAGCAAACCAGCACGTTGTCTTCCATAACTAAGACCAAACCGGGTTCCGCTTTTTGAATAACTTCCGCCAACAACAGGATAGTGCAGATCTGTTTTACCATAGTTATAAAGATCGCTTGCATAAACGATCCATTTCGGAGCAAATGAAAATTCTGCAACAGCAGCTGCCCAGTTCCCATTATCCTGCTCGGTTGATAAATGCTGCAATTCAAAACGGAATGATTTTGTTCTTGCATATTTATAAGTTGCGTTCAGCAATACAATATTTGCTTTAATATTATCATACACCCCTCCTTCAATTACTGATTTGTTATGAAATACATTATGGAATGCTAATATCGTATTCCATTTGCTGTTCCATTTCTTTTTCCACTCCACGTTCAGGTCCTGGAAATATTTTTCGTCACCAAAACTTAAGATGTTATTCGGGTCGTCCAGTGAACGATAATGAGAAAAATTGAATGCAAGTTTTGAACTCTTACTGGGTTTCTTTGAAAAATTGTAAAACAATTCGAACTGCCCGCCTATTTCGCCATATACCTGCGGATTATACAAATAGATATTAGTGGTGAGATAATCATGCTGTCTCGTTAAAGCAGGAATATAATTTACCAGCATACTTGAGCCGGTAGCTTCCCGTTCACCACGGAAATCCATGTTCTCCATTCCGCGGAAATTTAAATTGATACCCAGTTTGTTTTTTGCATAGGAAGCATTCACCAAAAATGCTTTACCAGTTGTCATATCAAAATTATTCTGCACATGCGGATCTTTCTGCTTGTGTACATATTCTAATGAAAGAGATGCAACTTGTCCCTGTATATCCATTCGTACAGAAGCAGCTTTTGCTGTCGGCGGAAAATTTGGATCAGGCCCTGTATATTGTTGATAGCGGCTCACATAACTGAAACCTAATGCAAATTTTGTTTTAGCCGGGATCTCTGATTTTTTTATTTGTGAAAGATCAAATTCAACATCAGCTCCCCTGATCACCGAATTAGAGTAACTAAAAACATTTCGCATACGTCCATATACAACTTTTAGTTTTATAAAATCCACTGGCTTCAGTTGTACATTTACTCCTTCCAATGCATTATTAATACCAATCTGGCGGTTTTCCCAGCTACGATAGATCAGCCCACTGCCGAATTGCTCATAAAAATCTCCAACCTGTAGAGAGAATTTTTTTGCAGTGTATTTAAAATATTTATTGGCAATCTTGCTTTCATTAATTGAAAATGGATAACCAGCAACAGTAGGCAAATAAGATTCAAACTGTATACCAACTGTAAACTGTTTGTAGTTATAGTCGAGTTTCAGGTAGTTGTTCGAGCCGACCCGGTCCTGCGGTAAAATAGCATTGATCTTTTCGTCTTTCTGGTAAAGTTGAGTGTATGATTCAAAGCTTCCACTTAAATTTCCGCTTAAAATATTTTGCTGTGCAAAGCTGGTATTAATAATTCCTATACAGATAAGAGTATAAAAAAAGGACTTCATATTGGGTTGAGATAATAATTAAAGTGATTTCAGTTTTTCGAATAACTCAATTTCATTGCCGGGTACATAGCCATTATGCTGGTAAACTATTTTCCCTTTTTTAATGATCAGTATATGCGGTACGTCATTAATATTAAGTGCTCTTTTTAAATCGCTGTTTACATCAAGGTAAATATCAAAAGTCCATCCGCGGCCGGCCACAAATGACTTTACACGGGATGATGTTCGTGAATCATCAATTGAAATGGCAGCGATCTTGAAGGGAGTTTCTTTCTGGATTTCTTCGTACTGTTCATTGATATTTTCCAGCTCGTTGATGCAGGGAATGCACCAGGTGGCCCATAAACTTATTATAACTGCGGTATCACCGGTATTTCCAAGGCTATTAAAATTTACTTCTTTTCCTGTTAGTGTTTTGATCCTTACCTCAGGCAGGTCGTTCTGTGCCAAAGAGTTAAGGCAAAATACCGTTACAAAAAAACTAAAGATGCTTATTTTCTTCATTGCGTATTGTTGTAGAATTAATGCTACATTTTGGAGGCGGAAAAATAATACTTTTGGCATCCTCGATTGTAGAACAAATTCATATTAAACCAGAATTTTAAAAAATGAGAAAATTATTTTCACTAATCATTGCTGCTACAGCATTGACCGTAATCACACTCCAATCCTGTTCAAAAGGCGGTTCAGGCGGCGGCACTCCTGCAGCGGGTGGATTAACTGTTTCTGTTAATAAGAGTTCGATCCGGGCTGATAATTTTGATGAACTGGTAATAACTGTAAAAGACCTAAACGGTACGGATGTAACTTCCGGGTCAACTATCAAGATAAATGGTACTCCCAGCGCAAGTAATAAATTTTACAGCAGCACACCGGGAAACATTACAATTAAAGCAACAAAAAGTGGCGCCTCATCACCGGATGTAACAGTAACAGCTACTGATCCGGGTCCTTCACCTTTTACTCAAAAATTACTTACAGAAGATTACACTGGTACCTGGTGTGGCTATTGCCCGAGAGTAGGGACTTCTTTAAAAACTTATTCTAGCTCAAACCCAAATTGCATTGTTGTGGGAATACACGGACCTTCTGGAAGCTCCGATCCGTATAATTATTTATATATATCGCAATTGGCCTCTGCTTTTGGCATAAGCAGTTTCCCGACCGTGATCGTAAACCGTGATGCAAAGTGGCTTGAAACTTCAACAGAATTAAATACACAACTTTCCAAAAGGGCCCCGGTAGGAGTAGGCTTGGAAACAACTGTAAGCGGCAGTACCATTACTATTAAAGCAAAAGTGAAATTTGATATTACTACGGAAATGCCATTAAAACTGGTTGTAATGCTGGTGGAAGATAACCTCGTTGCGTCACAGGTAAATTATTATGCGCCTACCTATGGTCCAGATCCGATAGCAGGTTACATTCATAAAAATACACTTCGTTCAGCAGGTACCGATATTTTCGGAGATGATATTCCTGTTGCGCAACAGGTAAGCGGCACTACATGGGAAAAGGATCTCACAATAAATGCTGCTGGTTATAATATTTCAAATTGTAAAATAATTGCCACTGTTGTTTATGGAACAAATGGTCTTCGCAGGGGTTCATTAAATACCCAGATTGTAACTGCAGGACAAACTAAAAATTTTGATTGACGATTGTTTGCCTTATATAAAAGCCTCCCGATACAGGAGGCTTTTTATTTACTTCAATGTTTGGAATACTTTCTGGTTTATAACTACCGGGTATTTCTTTTTTAATTGCGCTATCCATTTTTCATCCAGCATATTCTGATAGTCGGTTATAACCAGGCCCTTTGCTTCTTCATATGAACGGGGGCTGGTAGTATTATGTAGTTTTATAACCCATGCGAATGAAGCTGATTTATCATTGGGATTGATCAGCGGCGTAGTCACCATTCCTTCTTTAAATGCTATTTTGTTTTTATTGGAAATATTTTCCAACTCTGTTCTTGATGAATCGGCAGATACTTGTTCTTCAAACAGGGTAATTGTAGTTTGCCAGCCTTCGGGCTTTTCTTTTATTTTATTGAATAGGTCAGTTGCAGTTGTTTCATTGTTGCAATAAAAAATAACTGCATCTGCGCTGGGTTTCCAATTATACTTTAACTGGTTACTTTCATAATATTTTTTCAACCCAGCTTCATCAGTTTGTGCTTTATTCCAGATATCCCGTTGCATGATCTCAAAAAACAGGTTGCCATCTTTAAACTCAGTCATCTGGTTACGAAAATCTGCATTATACTTTTCAAGATTTTCACGGTAGTACTGCATCACATTTGCCTGTACAAATTCTTCCATCAACTCATCCTGTGATTTTACATGACCCTGGCTGTTGATGCGAAATACTTGTACATAACCGATCCAGTCAGGTATCCGGAATGTACTGTCGCCGATCTTAAACAGTGGCGCATTTTTATCCTGTTGCGAACCGATGCCCAAACGGGAATTGGTAACTATGCTATCCGTATATGCTTTCAGTACATCAGCTTTATAAGGGAAACTTTTAAAGCCTGCCTGTTTTTTTACTTTTTCTACCAGGTTTTTTTGAGAAGCAGAAGTTCTATCAAGTTGATTCACCAATGCTTTTAGCCGGGTCATATTTTCTTTATTGTTACTGTCCTTTACAACAGGTTCAGTTCCGGTTCTTTTAATGATATGGTATCCGTGTGAAGTGGAAAACGGCATGCTCATATCATTATCTTTTTTAAGGCTAAAAGCAATTTTTTCAAACTCAGGTTCAAATTGTCCAATGCCGAAAGCCTGTACATTTCCACCTGCCATCGCCGATACATAATCATTGCTATAACTCATGGCAAGAGTTGAAAATTCAGCACCCGCAACTGCAAGTTGATAAACAGAATCAGCCCTTCTTTTTACGGCAGCCCTTTCATTTTCACCTGAACCGGGAGGATATGCGAATAAGATCTGCTGAATTTTTAATTTACCTATCGCCGGTCTTTCTCCTAAGTTT
This window contains:
- the metF gene encoding methylenetetrahydrofolate reductase [NAD(P)H] yields the protein MKIIDHINKAQGTLVSFEVLPPLKGKGIDALYKHLDPLMEFKPAYINVTYHRSEHVFKKRTDGSFEKVVVRKRPGTEAICASIMNRYNVDTVPHLICGGFSKQDTEDALLTLSYLGIDNVLVLRGDAAKNETAFEPEPGGHKYASDLLKQVVNLNHGIYLEEELKGTNGTKFCIGVAGYPEKHFEAANMEADIKYLKAKVDTGADYIVTQMFFDNKKFFSFVDNCRAAGITVPIIPGLKPLTSKKQLAIIPRTFYVDLPTDLLNAIIQCKTDEDCEKVGEEWLLAQSKELKAAGVPVLHYYTLGKPQVVANVVKQL
- a CDS encoding TlpA family protein disulfide reductase; protein product: MKKISIFSFFVTVFCLNSLAQNDLPEVRIKTLTGKEVNFNSLGNTGDTAVIISLWATWCIPCINELENINEQYEEIQKETPFKIAAISIDDSRTSSRVKSFVAGRGWTFDIYLDVNSDLKRALNINDVPHILIIKKGKIVYQHNGYVPGNEIELFEKLKSL
- a CDS encoding Omp28-related outer membrane protein, whose translation is MRKLFSLIIAATALTVITLQSCSKGGSGGGTPAAGGLTVSVNKSSIRADNFDELVITVKDLNGTDVTSGSTIKINGTPSASNKFYSSTPGNITIKATKSGASSPDVTVTATDPGPSPFTQKLLTEDYTGTWCGYCPRVGTSLKTYSSSNPNCIVVGIHGPSGSSDPYNYLYISQLASAFGISSFPTVIVNRDAKWLETSTELNTQLSKRAPVGVGLETTVSGSTITIKAKVKFDITTEMPLKLVVMLVEDNLVASQVNYYAPTYGPDPIAGYIHKNTLRSAGTDIFGDDIPVAQQVSGTTWEKDLTINAAGYNISNCKIIATVVYGTNGLRRGSLNTQIVTAGQTKNFD